The Nitrobacter hamburgensis X14 sequence AAACCATGATTACGCCATGGAAAGTGAAAAGCTTGTTGTAAGTATCGTCCGAAAGCAAATCACCTGCCGGCGTAAACAGATCCAGCCTGACCAGTGAGATCGCAATGCCGCCGAGAAAGAAGAAAAAGGTAATCGTCGCCGCATACAAGATCGCGATGCGCTTATGGTCCGTCGTGGCAAGCCACGATGCCACGGTGTGGCCGGCAGCGAGGTAGCTGGGTTCGCGCGGAAGCGGAAGTTCGCCGCTGATCGCAACGTCGGTCATTGGCTGTTTCCCTCTCTTCCCGAGAGCGAGCGAATATAGGCTGTCAGCGAAATGATTTCGCCGTCGGTGAGAATTCCGGCGTAGCTCGGCATGATCGGTTCGAATCCAGCGACAACATCTCGCCGCGGCATCAGCATCGAATCGCGCAAATAAGCCTCGTCGGCAGTTACGGTACGGCCGTCCGCCAGCTGAACCTTACGTCCGTAAAGGCCGTTCAGATCGGGGGCATGCACCCTGGAGGCTTCAGAATGGCAACCAGAGCAACCCCGCGCGCGAAAGACAGTCGCGCCTGTTTTTGCCAGGCCGTCGTCCTCCGGCTGGGCCGCGAGCCATCGGGCGTAGGCCTCCTTCTGCACCACCACGATCCGGCCGGTCATGCGGGAATGTTCGCTACCGCAGTATTCCGCGCAGAACAGATGAAAAACGCCGGGTTTGGTCGCTCGAAACCAGGTTTCGGTGTACCGGCCCGGCAGGACATCTTTTTTCATTCGGAACGCCGGAACGAAAAACGAGTGTATGACGTCTTCGGACGTCATAACGAGTCGCACCGGCGTGTCGAGCGGAACATGAAGTTCATTGATTTCACGCGCGCCATTGGAATGCTGCGTTTTCCACATCCATTGCTTGGCGACGACATGGATTTCGAGCGCATTCTTCGGT is a genomic window containing:
- the coxB gene encoding cytochrome c oxidase subunit II → MSSIFMPDAASQQAVRTDQIYFVLLAFSGLIVLLVAALILVFSIRYRRGSKAKRGALPKVMSREFEIGWTSATLFLALFIFWWVSSTHLSALAAPKNALEIHVVAKQWMWKTQHSNGAREINELHVPLDTPVRLVMTSEDVIHSFFVPAFRMKKDVLPGRYTETWFRATKPGVFHLFCAEYCGSEHSRMTGRIVVVQKEAYARWLAAQPEDDGLAKTGATVFRARGCSGCHSEASRVHAPDLNGLYGRKVQLADGRTVTADEAYLRDSMLMPRRDVVAGFEPIMPSYAGILTDGEIISLTAYIRSLSGREGNSQ